Proteins encoded together in one Catellatospora citrea window:
- a CDS encoding serine hydrolase domain-containing protein — protein MTRTPIRAVLGAAVALSLLAGAAPAGAATGSTLRPQLEAITAAGMPGVFAEAVDGRHRQSAAAGVADVSTGAPTRPGMRHRVGSITKTFTATVLLQLVGEGRLRLDAPIGRYLPAYAVDGVTVRMLLNHTSGIADYDHVIFATDTLLEENRHRTFTPAELAAIGLGQPPTGVPGAAWSYSNTNYVLAGMILEKITGRSVAHEITKRIIKPLGLRHTYLPGTGTRIHGPHAAAYIPWYDGVLLDFADYNMSWAWAAGELVSTTGDLNTFYRALLTGRLLRPAQLAEMQTTVPWVPGAPEYGGYGLGLYSNALPCGLAWGHDGLVLGHATISWHSADGRHQVTVAQNMTHYVAPGQPDPIADATIAMLVAQLCGEQPATARTAVRPHLADLAFRR, from the coding sequence ATGACCAGAACGCCCATCCGTGCCGTCCTCGGCGCCGCCGTCGCCCTGAGCCTGCTGGCCGGCGCCGCACCCGCCGGCGCCGCCACCGGCTCGACCCTGCGCCCGCAACTGGAGGCGATCACCGCCGCCGGCATGCCCGGCGTGTTCGCCGAGGCCGTCGACGGCCGTCACCGCCAGTCGGCGGCCGCCGGAGTCGCCGACGTCAGCACCGGCGCGCCCACCCGGCCCGGCATGCGCCACCGCGTCGGCAGCATCACCAAGACCTTCACCGCGACCGTCCTGCTCCAGCTCGTCGGGGAGGGCCGGCTGCGGCTCGACGCGCCGATCGGCCGCTACCTGCCGGCGTACGCCGTCGACGGGGTCACCGTGAGGATGCTGCTCAACCACACCAGCGGCATCGCCGACTACGACCACGTCATCTTCGCCACCGACACCTTGCTGGAGGAGAACCGCCACCGCACGTTCACCCCGGCCGAGCTCGCCGCGATCGGGCTGGGCCAGCCCCCGACGGGCGTGCCGGGCGCGGCCTGGTCCTACTCCAACACCAACTACGTGCTCGCCGGGATGATCCTGGAGAAGATCACGGGGCGGTCCGTGGCACACGAGATCACCAAGCGGATCATCAAGCCGCTCGGCCTGCGCCACACCTATCTGCCCGGCACCGGCACCCGCATCCACGGCCCGCACGCCGCCGCCTACATCCCCTGGTACGACGGGGTGCTGCTCGACTTCGCCGACTACAACATGTCCTGGGCGTGGGCCGCCGGCGAGCTCGTCTCCACCACCGGCGACCTCAACACGTTCTACCGGGCGCTGCTGACCGGCAGGCTGCTGCGGCCCGCGCAGCTCGCCGAGATGCAGACGACGGTGCCGTGGGTGCCCGGCGCGCCCGAGTACGGCGGCTACGGCCTCGGGCTGTACTCGAACGCGCTGCCGTGCGGGCTGGCGTGGGGGCATGACGGCCTCGTGCTCGGCCACGCCACCATCTCCTGGCACAGCGCCGACGGCCGCCACCAGGTCACCGTGGCGCAGAACATGACCCACTACGTCGCGCCCGGCCAGCCCGACCCGATCGCCGACGCCACCATCGCGATGCTGGTCGCACAGTTGTGCGGCGAGCAGCCGGCCACGGCCCGCACCGCCGTACGCCCGCACCTCGCGGATCTCGCCTTCCGCCGCTGA
- a CDS encoding ABC transporter ATP-binding protein codes for MGNVITDGEIVVSGLTKHYKQVKAVDGLSFTIKPGRVTGFLGPNGAGKTTTLRMILNLVSPNAGTATIGGSRYADLAEPLRAVGAVLEASSAHKGRTGRNHLRVICAAAGLPASRADEAMELVGLTPAAKRKFKGYSLGMRQRLGIAAAMLGDPRVLILDEPANGLDPEGIRWMRDLLQKLAGEGRTILVSSHLLSEMELLADDVVIIAAGRLVAQGPVAEVIGNAGSVGTVRVRTPHPDKLLGALDGVGSSSGENGALVLTGVTAEQVGDAALRAGVAIHELVTERPDLERVFLDLTAGKEAIR; via the coding sequence ATGGGCAATGTGATCACCGATGGTGAGATCGTCGTGTCCGGCTTGACCAAACATTACAAACAGGTCAAAGCCGTCGACGGACTCTCGTTCACCATCAAGCCGGGACGGGTGACCGGCTTCCTCGGACCGAACGGCGCAGGCAAGACCACTACGTTACGAATGATCCTGAATCTGGTGTCGCCCAACGCGGGCACCGCCACGATCGGCGGCTCCCGCTACGCCGACCTCGCCGAGCCGCTGCGCGCGGTCGGCGCCGTGCTGGAGGCGTCGAGCGCGCACAAGGGCCGCACCGGCCGCAACCACCTGCGGGTCATCTGCGCCGCCGCCGGTCTGCCGGCCTCCCGCGCCGACGAGGCGATGGAGCTGGTCGGGCTGACCCCCGCGGCCAAGCGCAAGTTCAAGGGCTACTCGCTGGGTATGCGGCAGCGGCTCGGCATCGCCGCGGCCATGCTCGGCGACCCGCGGGTGCTCATCCTCGACGAGCCGGCCAACGGCCTGGACCCCGAGGGCATCCGCTGGATGCGCGACCTGCTGCAGAAGCTCGCCGGCGAGGGCCGCACCATCCTCGTCTCCAGCCACCTGCTGTCGGAGATGGAGCTGCTCGCCGACGACGTCGTCATCATCGCGGCGGGCCGGCTGGTCGCGCAGGGCCCGGTCGCCGAGGTGATCGGCAACGCGGGCAGCGTGGGCACGGTACGCGTGCGCACCCCCCACCCCGACAAACTGCTCGGCGCGCTCGACGGCGTCGGCAGCAGCAGCGGCGAGAACGGCGCGCTGGTGCTGACCGGCGTCACCGCCGAGCAGGTCGGCGACGCCGCGCTGCGCGCCGGGGTCGCCATCCACGAACTGGTCACCGAACGCCCCGACCTGGAGCGCGTCTTCCTCGACCTCACAGCGGGCAAGGAGGCGATCCGGTGA
- a CDS encoding YibE/F family protein, whose translation MSRRATRLTMIALIPAAVATLVGLLLLWPGDLKTEPWTGSVNHDGVVAGVRVVDCADAAEPPVQTPDQAAPPVCGEVVVRLADGKVVTTSIPSGPGAAEVEAGDKVIVMETESIDQEGVLRYEIVDHDRTDGLWALALAFVGAVIAFGRWRGVFALVGLAFTFAVLLMFVVPAILQGSSPLLVAIVGSAVIMLVVLYLTHGINAPTSMAVLGTLTALALTGGLSALSVSLLHLTGMASEESMYVTFVNADIDMAGLLLAGILIGALGVLDDVTVTQAYTVTELAAANPRLGFTGLYRAASRVGRAHITSVINTIVLAYAGASLPTLLLLTAGGAPLGEMLTNEFLAQEIVRSAVGTIGLIAAVPITTALAALVSRGTGDVPAPRRARPRRVDDLEQAWGLPADHDAHPHQHPQPTRAWAEHDRTV comes from the coding sequence GTGAGCCGGCGGGCCACCCGGCTGACGATGATCGCGCTGATCCCCGCAGCCGTGGCCACCCTGGTCGGCCTGCTCCTGCTGTGGCCGGGCGACCTCAAGACCGAGCCCTGGACCGGGTCCGTCAACCACGACGGCGTCGTGGCGGGGGTGCGCGTCGTCGACTGCGCCGACGCCGCCGAGCCGCCCGTGCAGACCCCGGACCAGGCCGCACCACCGGTGTGCGGAGAGGTGGTCGTGCGGCTCGCCGACGGCAAGGTGGTCACCACCTCGATCCCGTCGGGTCCGGGTGCGGCCGAGGTCGAGGCCGGCGACAAGGTCATCGTGATGGAGACCGAGTCGATCGACCAGGAAGGCGTGCTCAGGTACGAGATCGTCGACCACGACCGCACCGACGGGCTGTGGGCGCTGGCCCTGGCGTTCGTCGGCGCGGTGATCGCGTTCGGCCGCTGGCGCGGCGTGTTCGCGCTGGTCGGGCTCGCGTTCACGTTCGCGGTGCTGCTGATGTTCGTCGTACCGGCGATCCTGCAGGGCAGTTCGCCGCTGCTCGTCGCCATCGTCGGCTCGGCGGTGATCATGCTGGTGGTGCTCTACCTCACCCACGGCATCAACGCGCCCACCTCGATGGCGGTGCTGGGCACGCTGACCGCCCTCGCGCTGACCGGCGGCCTGTCGGCGCTGTCGGTGTCGCTGCTGCACCTGACGGGGATGGCCAGCGAGGAGTCGATGTATGTCACGTTCGTCAACGCCGACATCGACATGGCGGGCCTGCTGCTGGCCGGCATCCTCATCGGCGCGCTCGGCGTGCTCGACGACGTCACCGTCACCCAGGCCTACACCGTCACCGAGCTCGCGGCCGCCAACCCGAGGCTGGGGTTCACCGGCCTCTACCGGGCGGCGTCGCGGGTCGGCCGGGCGCACATCACCTCGGTCATCAACACCATCGTGCTGGCGTACGCCGGTGCGTCGCTGCCCACCCTGCTGCTGCTGACCGCGGGCGGCGCGCCGCTGGGGGAGATGCTGACCAACGAGTTCCTGGCGCAGGAGATCGTGCGTTCGGCGGTCGGCACGATCGGCCTGATCGCCGCGGTGCCGATCACCACCGCGCTGGCCGCCCTGGTCAGCCGCGGGACGGGCGACGTGCCGGCGCCTCGCCGCGCGCGGCCCCGGCGAGTCGACGATCTTGAGCAGGCGTGGGGCCTGCCCGCTGACCACGACGCCCATCCGCACCAGCACCCGCAGCCGACACGGGCGTGGGCGGAGCACGACCGGACGGTCTGA
- a CDS encoding ABC transporter permease subunit, translating to MRLVRSEFLKIRTTNVWWLFALGAMGLLVVAFAANALNMHFVLEPPTEAGQTMDPEQAAVLKALADPVALTSYMVTSGQYFGLMFVMLLGIITVTNEFHHQTATTTFLSTPHRTSVIVAKAVAGGIFGIVLWLVTTALTVPATAIFLESEGITPALGDSEVIRAVLLNGLAYALWALIGIGIGVLIRSQIGATVTAMVVYTVGTAAVSIIVNLLTTALNWDWLANVQWAMPSLASNLMTSGANLPGQPAYWVGALVLVGWAVVTGLVGTLLTRSRDVS from the coding sequence GTGAGGCTCGTCCGCAGCGAATTCCTGAAGATCCGTACGACCAACGTGTGGTGGCTGTTCGCGCTCGGCGCGATGGGCCTGCTCGTGGTGGCGTTCGCGGCCAACGCGCTGAACATGCACTTCGTGCTGGAGCCGCCGACCGAGGCGGGCCAGACCATGGACCCCGAGCAGGCCGCGGTGCTGAAGGCCCTGGCCGATCCCGTCGCGCTGACCTCCTACATGGTCACCTCGGGGCAGTACTTCGGGCTGATGTTCGTCATGCTCCTGGGCATCATCACCGTGACGAACGAGTTCCACCACCAGACCGCGACCACGACGTTCCTGTCGACCCCGCACCGGACCTCGGTGATCGTGGCCAAGGCGGTGGCGGGCGGCATCTTCGGCATCGTGCTGTGGCTGGTGACCACGGCGCTGACCGTGCCGGCGACCGCGATCTTCCTCGAATCCGAGGGCATCACCCCGGCCCTGGGCGACAGCGAGGTCATCCGGGCCGTCCTGCTCAACGGCCTGGCGTACGCGCTGTGGGCACTGATCGGCATCGGCATCGGGGTGCTCATCCGCAGCCAGATCGGCGCCACCGTCACCGCGATGGTCGTCTACACGGTGGGCACGGCGGCCGTGTCCATCATCGTGAACCTGCTGACGACCGCGCTGAACTGGGACTGGCTCGCCAACGTCCAGTGGGCGATGCCGTCGCTGGCGTCGAACCTCATGACCAGCGGCGCCAACCTTCCCGGCCAGCCCGCGTACTGGGTCGGCGCGCTGGTGCTGGTCGGCTGGGCCGTGGTCACCGGCCTCGTCGGCACCCTGCTCACCCGCTCGCGCGACGTGTCCTGA
- a CDS encoding class I SAM-dependent methyltransferase — translation MSFNAAASTYQRGRPPYPEAVFDLLARRCGLRPGARVLEIGAGNGLATGPLLAAGAHVVAVEPGANLAAILTDSYACDRLEVILADFETATLTGGFDLAVAATALHWLDPATSTEKIGGLVRPGGWLAAWWTDFGDVDRPTPFRDRLDEVYRDLLPHEPGYRQSRPYMLDTDRWRGQLTAGGWFDDVAVEVIAWQQTLTPETARDLWSTFPNIAELAPADREQFLTRLAALIDDEGGQVDDPRLTVVYTAARTTA, via the coding sequence ATGTCGTTCAACGCGGCCGCGAGCACCTACCAGCGCGGGCGGCCGCCGTACCCGGAGGCGGTGTTCGACCTGCTGGCCCGCCGCTGCGGGCTGCGGCCGGGGGCGCGGGTGCTGGAGATCGGGGCGGGCAACGGGCTGGCGACCGGGCCACTGCTGGCCGCCGGGGCGCACGTGGTCGCGGTGGAACCCGGCGCGAACCTCGCCGCGATCCTCACCGACTCTTACGCGTGCGACCGGCTCGAGGTGATCCTCGCCGACTTCGAGACCGCGACCCTCACCGGCGGCTTCGACCTGGCGGTGGCGGCGACGGCGCTGCACTGGCTCGACCCCGCCACCTCGACCGAGAAGATCGGCGGCCTGGTCCGGCCGGGTGGGTGGCTGGCCGCCTGGTGGACCGACTTCGGCGACGTCGACCGGCCGACACCGTTCCGCGACCGGCTCGACGAGGTGTATCGCGACCTGCTGCCGCATGAGCCCGGCTACCGGCAGAGCCGCCCGTACATGCTCGACACGGACCGGTGGCGCGGGCAGCTGACCGCCGGCGGCTGGTTCGACGACGTCGCCGTCGAGGTCATCGCCTGGCAGCAGACCCTGACCCCGGAGACCGCACGCGACCTGTGGTCGACGTTCCCGAACATCGCCGAACTCGCCCCGGCCGACCGCGAGCAGTTCCTGACCCGGCTCGCCGCGCTCATCGACGACGAGGGCGGGCAGGTCGACGATCCGCGCCTGACCGTCGTCTACACCGCCGCCCGCACCACCGCGTGA
- a CDS encoding helix-turn-helix domain-containing protein — protein sequence MATIALAATDGMLHFELAMACEIFVRDPSGLADPWYDLVVCGPGPVRIGRFQLEPDDSLDRLASADTVIVPAVADIDVDLPPGLVDAVRAAHEAGARIVSLCTGAFVLAAAGVLDGLRATTHWAHTDELAARYPQVTVDPDVLYVDNGNVLASAGKAAAIDLCLHLIRRDHGSTVANAVARRLVVPPHRAGGQAQFVTAPVPARDDHPLADLLPWALARLDRPLTVEDLARQTNMSSRNLARHFRSATGTTPLQWLSTQRIRRAQELLENTDSSIDAIAEAAGMGTATTLRRHFHRTVGVPPDAYRRTFRTAWPPPES from the coding sequence ATGGCCACCATCGCGCTCGCCGCCACCGACGGGATGCTGCACTTCGAACTGGCCATGGCCTGCGAGATCTTCGTCCGCGACCCCTCCGGCCTGGCCGACCCGTGGTACGACCTCGTGGTCTGCGGACCGGGCCCGGTCCGGATCGGCAGATTCCAGCTGGAACCCGACGACAGCCTGGACCGCTTGGCCAGTGCCGACACCGTGATCGTTCCGGCCGTGGCGGACATCGACGTGGACCTGCCGCCCGGCCTGGTCGACGCCGTCCGCGCAGCCCACGAGGCGGGCGCCCGGATCGTCTCCCTGTGCACGGGCGCGTTCGTGCTGGCCGCCGCCGGGGTGCTGGACGGGCTGCGGGCGACCACGCACTGGGCCCACACCGACGAGCTGGCCGCCCGTTATCCCCAGGTCACGGTGGACCCCGACGTGCTCTACGTCGACAACGGCAACGTGCTCGCCTCCGCCGGCAAGGCCGCCGCGATCGACCTGTGCCTGCACCTCATCCGCCGCGACCACGGCTCGACGGTCGCCAACGCCGTCGCCCGCCGGCTGGTCGTGCCGCCGCATCGCGCCGGCGGCCAGGCCCAGTTCGTCACCGCCCCGGTGCCCGCCCGCGACGACCATCCCCTGGCCGACCTGCTCCCCTGGGCGCTGGCCCGGCTGGACCGTCCGCTGACCGTGGAGGACCTGGCCCGCCAGACGAACATGAGCTCGCGCAACCTGGCCCGCCACTTCAGGTCGGCGACGGGCACCACCCCGCTGCAGTGGCTGTCGACGCAGCGCATCCGCCGCGCCCAGGAGCTGCTGGAGAACACCGACAGCAGCATCGACGCCATCGCGGAGGCAGCCGGCATGGGCACCGCCACCACGCTGCGCCGCCACTTCCACCGCACCGTCGGCGTGCCTCCGGACGCCTACCGGCGCACCTTCCGCACCGCCTGGCCCCCGCCGGAGTCGTGA
- a CDS encoding low temperature requirement protein A: MNHPPVAADPVADTPAAPAAHHEEQRVAWAELFFDLIWVFAITQITTTLAGAHSAGEAARTVLLFLPLWWGWVGTTLVANLAGSRVDRAAGRLVLFGAAGCGLLVSVAIGQAYGDHAILFAVAYAVLRLVLWAVRSGLSGASWRPALEPFAVALFVSAPLYLAGAVLGGTWQTALWATAALIELSSPRLLRRSLSELRFETAHLPERFGLVLIIALGETVVATGNQAAAGRLGPPELTALLLAFTLIVLLWWTYFHYGAPAVRHSLEHTPAQSRIVTDVFSYAHLGYVVAIVAVAVGLKKLLAHPLDVPHSLPELLLAPGVALYLWGFCYARWRMFGAATMQRFTAAVTCCAIAAAAVVLPLMATAALLVAVLFALNGFEAWLIRTHRPLPLLRLPGRSASAAG, translated from the coding sequence GTGAACCACCCACCGGTCGCCGCAGACCCCGTCGCCGACACCCCGGCCGCCCCCGCCGCCCACCACGAGGAGCAGCGGGTCGCCTGGGCCGAGCTGTTCTTCGACCTGATCTGGGTGTTCGCGATCACGCAGATCACCACCACGCTGGCCGGCGCGCACAGCGCGGGCGAGGCGGCCCGGACCGTGCTGCTGTTCCTGCCGCTGTGGTGGGGCTGGGTCGGCACGACCCTGGTGGCGAACCTGGCCGGCAGCCGCGTCGACCGGGCCGCGGGACGGCTCGTGCTGTTCGGCGCCGCCGGCTGCGGGCTACTGGTCTCGGTGGCGATCGGTCAGGCGTACGGCGACCACGCGATCCTGTTCGCCGTCGCCTACGCCGTGCTGCGACTGGTCCTGTGGGCGGTCCGCAGTGGACTTTCCGGTGCGTCCTGGCGCCCCGCGCTGGAGCCGTTCGCGGTCGCGCTGTTCGTCAGCGCCCCGCTGTACCTGGCCGGCGCCGTGCTCGGCGGCACGTGGCAGACCGCGCTGTGGGCGACCGCCGCGCTCATCGAGCTCAGCAGCCCGCGGCTGCTCCGCCGGAGCCTGAGCGAGCTGCGGTTCGAGACCGCGCACCTGCCCGAGCGGTTCGGGCTGGTGCTGATCATCGCGCTGGGCGAGACCGTGGTGGCGACCGGAAACCAGGCCGCCGCGGGCCGCCTCGGCCCCCCGGAGCTGACGGCGCTGCTGCTCGCGTTCACGCTGATCGTGCTGCTGTGGTGGACGTACTTCCACTACGGCGCACCGGCGGTGCGGCACAGCCTGGAGCACACCCCCGCCCAGTCGCGCATCGTCACCGACGTGTTCAGCTACGCCCACCTCGGCTACGTGGTGGCGATCGTGGCGGTCGCGGTCGGCCTGAAGAAGCTGCTCGCCCATCCCCTGGACGTGCCGCACAGCCTGCCCGAGCTGCTGCTGGCACCCGGTGTCGCGCTGTACCTGTGGGGGTTCTGCTACGCGCGCTGGCGCATGTTCGGCGCGGCGACGATGCAGCGCTTCACCGCCGCGGTCACCTGCTGCGCCATCGCCGCCGCGGCCGTCGTGCTGCCGCTCATGGCGACGGCCGCGCTGCTGGTCGCCGTCCTGTTCGCGCTCAACGGTTTCGAGGCCTGGCTCATCCGTACGCACCGGCCCCTGCCGCTGCTGCGGCTGCCCGGCCGGAGCGCCTCCGCCGCGGGTTGA
- a CDS encoding DEAD/DEAH box helicase has translation MVAAARSREARALVTDAADTQRTARTLLDAEQRLVTEIRELATGHRRQLLDERLHQADLTRLREAADGRLRLGPLQAAGITTVGQFIARRHQLHQYPGIGRTTVTQLEAAIEALAETVEADTVLRPDPDRRSPADTHLLRSLHRLTVVRRRVRPVLARAGELHDAIAGRIDGARRANSRWRGLFRGRQGRQADREALAELDEALRSRRLETARTRVAAATTALSREPTDKQLWQKYQADAATYLTLLAEVTGRDTDGRGPAGHLPPDDAAAIDELRLDTSLLNSTLRGYQSFGARFMLVQRRVILGDEMGLGKTVETLAAMCHLAARGERHFLVVCPPSLAGNWMHEIKRHCKLTPRLLYGGDVAKANAAWRAQGGVGVTTYTALDRLDLTGVKVAMAAFDEAHYIKNPETKRTRQSRRLIEQAERVALLTGTPLENRVTEFAVLTEHVNPAVARQAAAAPSAEAFRQAIAPAYLRRNQSDVLAELPARIENVLPVTLAADEVRAYRKAVWEGHFMTMRRATFGDPAKTSSKLDHIREITAEALAEGHKVVVFSYFRDVLTAVAEALGARAHGPLTGSTPPLQRQQVIDAFTASRKPAVLVSQIEVGGVGLNLQTASVVILVEPQWKPSTEEQAIARCHRMGQVRPVQVFRLIAEDTVDTSVRELVAAKAAIFDEYARRSAFKDANAQAVDVSDNDSTRAAAERQIIEKERARLRDRGDE, from the coding sequence ATGGTCGCCGCTGCGCGCAGCCGTGAAGCGCGTGCCCTGGTCACCGACGCCGCGGACACGCAGCGGACCGCCCGGACCCTGCTCGACGCCGAGCAGCGCCTCGTCACCGAGATCCGCGAACTCGCCACCGGCCACCGCCGTCAGCTGCTCGACGAGCGCCTGCACCAGGCCGACCTCACGCGGCTGAGGGAGGCGGCAGACGGCCGGCTGCGCCTCGGGCCGCTGCAGGCGGCGGGGATCACCACCGTCGGCCAGTTCATCGCCCGGCGCCACCAGCTGCACCAGTACCCCGGCATCGGGCGCACGACCGTCACCCAGCTCGAAGCGGCCATCGAGGCACTGGCCGAGACCGTCGAGGCCGACACCGTGCTGCGCCCCGACCCCGACCGCCGCTCGCCGGCCGACACCCACCTGCTGCGCTCGCTGCACCGGCTGACCGTCGTACGCCGGCGGGTGCGCCCCGTGCTCGCCCGCGCCGGCGAACTGCACGACGCCATCGCCGGCCGCATCGACGGCGCACGGCGCGCCAACAGCCGCTGGCGCGGCCTGTTCCGCGGCCGCCAGGGCCGCCAGGCCGATCGCGAGGCACTGGCCGAGCTCGACGAGGCCCTGCGCTCGCGGCGGCTCGAGACCGCCCGCACCAGGGTGGCCGCGGCCACGACGGCGCTGTCCCGCGAGCCGACCGACAAGCAGCTGTGGCAGAAGTACCAGGCCGACGCCGCGACCTACCTGACCCTGCTGGCCGAGGTGACCGGCCGGGACACCGACGGGCGCGGCCCGGCCGGGCACCTGCCGCCCGACGACGCCGCAGCCATCGACGAGCTGCGCCTGGACACCAGCCTGCTGAACTCCACCCTGCGCGGCTACCAGTCGTTCGGCGCCCGGTTCATGCTCGTGCAGCGGCGGGTGATCCTCGGCGACGAGATGGGCCTGGGCAAGACCGTCGAGACGCTCGCGGCCATGTGCCACCTGGCCGCGCGGGGTGAGCGGCACTTCCTGGTGGTCTGCCCGCCGAGCCTGGCCGGCAACTGGATGCACGAGATCAAACGGCACTGCAAGCTGACCCCGCGACTGCTGTATGGCGGCGACGTCGCCAAGGCGAACGCGGCCTGGCGCGCGCAGGGCGGCGTCGGCGTGACCACGTACACCGCCCTGGACCGGCTGGACCTCACCGGTGTCAAGGTCGCCATGGCCGCGTTCGACGAGGCCCACTACATCAAGAACCCGGAGACCAAGCGCACCCGGCAGAGCCGCCGGCTCATCGAGCAGGCCGAGCGCGTGGCGCTGCTGACCGGCACCCCGCTGGAGAACCGGGTGACCGAGTTCGCCGTGCTCACCGAGCACGTGAACCCCGCCGTCGCCCGGCAGGCCGCCGCGGCGCCGTCGGCCGAGGCGTTCCGCCAGGCCATCGCACCGGCATACCTGCGCCGCAACCAGTCCGACGTGCTCGCCGAGCTGCCCGCCCGGATCGAGAACGTGCTCCCGGTGACGCTGGCCGCCGACGAGGTCCGCGCCTACCGCAAGGCCGTCTGGGAAGGTCACTTCATGACCATGCGCCGGGCCACCTTCGGCGACCCGGCGAAGACCTCGTCCAAACTCGACCACATCCGCGAGATCACCGCCGAGGCGCTGGCCGAGGGACACAAGGTCGTCGTGTTCTCGTACTTCCGCGACGTGCTCACCGCGGTCGCGGAGGCGCTGGGCGCCCGGGCGCACGGGCCCCTCACCGGCTCGACTCCCCCGCTGCAGCGCCAGCAGGTCATCGACGCGTTCACCGCCAGCCGGAAACCGGCTGTGCTGGTCAGCCAGATCGAGGTGGGCGGGGTCGGCCTGAACCTGCAGACGGCCTCCGTGGTGATCCTGGTCGAGCCGCAGTGGAAGCCGAGCACCGAAGAGCAGGCCATCGCCCGCTGCCACCGGATGGGCCAGGTCCGGCCGGTGCAGGTGTTCCGGTTGATCGCCGAGGACACCGTGGACACCAGCGTGCGCGAGCTGGTGGCGGCCAAGGCCGCGATCTTCGACGAGTACGCCCGGCGCAGCGCGTTCAAGGACGCGAACGCGCAGGCGGTCGACGTGAGCGACAACGACAGCACGCGCGCCGCCGCCGAGCGCCAGATCATCGAGAAGGAGCGCGCCCGCCTACGGGACCGGGGCGACGAGTGA
- a CDS encoding saccharopine dehydrogenase family protein yields the protein MSTKQTVAVFGAYGHTGRFVVAELHARGFAPVLLGRDAGRLQAMAQAHPGLAHRVASVDDPASLDRALRGVAAVVNCAGPFASTAGPVIEAALRAGIPYVDVAAEIEANVDTFTHFADRAKAAGVAVVPAMAFFGGLGDLLVTTAMGDWTTADEAHVAYGLNSWHPTAGTRVSGTVSRERRDGRRVRYTGGRLEYYAAEGDLPTLDWDFPAPMGPRPVFGEFTMADVVTVPSHLSIPEVRTYMATIAAQDLAAADTPAPAAVDELGRSAQTFTVDVVVRSGDTQRRVVAVGQDIYAVSAPLAVEAVRRILGGQTRTSGVASAGEIFDAPDFLDALSAHLSVTARQESRAPQFA from the coding sequence ATGAGTACGAAGCAGACGGTCGCGGTGTTCGGCGCATACGGGCACACCGGCCGGTTCGTGGTGGCGGAGTTGCATGCGCGGGGCTTCGCCCCGGTGCTGCTCGGCCGCGACGCGGGCAGGCTCCAGGCGATGGCGCAGGCGCATCCGGGGCTCGCACACCGGGTGGCGTCGGTCGACGACCCCGCCTCGCTGGACCGGGCATTGCGGGGCGTGGCCGCCGTCGTCAACTGCGCGGGCCCGTTCGCCTCGACCGCGGGTCCCGTGATCGAGGCCGCCCTGCGCGCCGGGATCCCTTACGTGGACGTCGCCGCCGAGATCGAGGCCAACGTCGACACGTTCACCCACTTCGCCGACCGGGCCAAGGCCGCGGGCGTGGCGGTGGTCCCGGCGATGGCCTTCTTCGGCGGACTCGGCGACCTGCTGGTCACGACGGCGATGGGCGACTGGACGACAGCCGACGAGGCGCACGTCGCCTACGGGCTGAACAGCTGGCACCCGACGGCCGGGACCCGCGTCTCCGGCACGGTCTCCCGTGAGCGGCGCGACGGCCGACGGGTCCGCTACACCGGCGGACGGCTGGAGTACTACGCGGCCGAGGGCGACCTGCCGACCCTGGACTGGGACTTCCCCGCGCCGATGGGCCCGCGGCCCGTGTTCGGCGAGTTCACGATGGCCGACGTCGTCACCGTGCCCAGCCATCTGTCCATTCCCGAGGTGCGCACGTACATGGCCACCATCGCGGCGCAGGACCTGGCCGCCGCGGACACACCGGCACCGGCCGCGGTCGACGAACTCGGCCGGTCCGCGCAGACCTTCACCGTGGACGTCGTCGTGCGCTCCGGCGACACGCAGCGCCGCGTCGTCGCCGTCGGGCAGGACATCTACGCCGTCAGCGCGCCGCTGGCGGTCGAAGCGGTCCGGCGCATCCTCGGCGGGCAGACACGGACGAGTGGGGTCGCCTCCGCCGGGGAGATCTTCGACGCGCCCGACTTCCTCGACGCGCTGTCCGCGCACCTGTCGGTCACTGCGCGCCAGGAGTCCCGGGCGCCGCAGTTCGCCTGA